The following coding sequences lie in one Pseudoxanthomonas sp. SE1 genomic window:
- the cysI gene encoding assimilatory sulfite reductase (NADPH) hemoprotein subunit: protein MSNHSVEDIKSESNRLRGSLLDSLADPVTGALRESDQTLIKYHGSYQQDDRDLRDERRRQKLEPAYQFMIRTRTPGGVVTPAQWLKLDAIATQYANHSLRITTRQAFQYHGVIKRELKATMQAINATLIDTLAACGDVNRNVLVAANPLESRAHAEVQAWAAKLSEHLLPNTRAYYEIWLDEERVAGSGEEEEPIYGATYLPRKFKIGFAVPPVNDVDVFANDLGFIAVLEDGALAGFNLVIGGGMGATHGDAETYPRVGNVVGFITPEHLLDVATAVVTTQRDLGNRELRKRARFKYTIDDHGLDTVVGEIERRSGVTLQPVRAFRFEHNGDRYGWVEGEDGRWHLTLHLFAGRIANTAHATHLTGLREIANVHRGEFRMTANQNLVIAGVPASERERIDTLVKTHGLDAGERLGTALQRAAVACVALPTCGLAMAEAERYLPDFTARLQPLLEKHGLRDAPILLRISGCPNGCSRPYLAEIALVGKAPGRYNLMLGGDARGQRLNTLYRENIDEAAILATLDALFARYAGERTDGEGFGDFLHRSGVVALPAYPTHRQIAPDLYA from the coding sequence ATGTCCAACCATTCCGTCGAAGACATCAAATCCGAGAGCAACCGCCTGCGCGGCAGCCTGCTCGACAGTCTGGCCGATCCGGTCACCGGCGCGCTGCGCGAATCGGACCAGACCCTGATCAAGTACCACGGCAGCTATCAGCAGGACGACCGCGACCTGCGCGACGAGCGCCGCCGGCAGAAGCTGGAGCCGGCCTACCAGTTCATGATCCGCACGCGCACGCCCGGCGGCGTGGTGACGCCGGCGCAATGGTTGAAGCTGGATGCCATCGCCACGCAGTACGCCAACCACTCGTTGCGCATCACCACGCGCCAGGCCTTCCAGTACCACGGCGTGATCAAGCGCGAGCTCAAGGCGACGATGCAGGCCATCAACGCCACGCTGATCGACACGCTGGCGGCCTGCGGCGACGTCAACCGCAACGTGCTGGTCGCGGCCAACCCGCTGGAATCGCGCGCGCATGCCGAGGTGCAGGCCTGGGCCGCGAAACTGTCCGAGCACCTGCTGCCGAACACCCGTGCCTACTACGAGATCTGGCTGGACGAGGAGCGCGTGGCCGGCAGCGGCGAGGAAGAAGAACCGATCTACGGCGCTACCTATCTGCCGCGCAAGTTCAAGATCGGCTTCGCCGTGCCGCCGGTCAACGACGTGGATGTGTTCGCGAACGACCTCGGCTTCATCGCCGTCCTCGAAGACGGAGCACTCGCCGGCTTCAACCTGGTGATCGGGGGCGGGATGGGTGCCACGCATGGCGATGCCGAGACCTACCCGCGCGTCGGCAACGTGGTCGGCTTCATCACGCCAGAGCACCTGCTCGATGTCGCCACGGCCGTGGTCACCACCCAGCGCGACCTGGGCAACCGCGAGCTGCGCAAGCGTGCGCGCTTCAAGTACACCATCGACGACCACGGCCTGGACACCGTGGTCGGCGAGATCGAACGCCGCAGTGGCGTGACGCTGCAGCCGGTGCGCGCGTTCCGCTTCGAGCACAACGGCGACCGCTATGGCTGGGTGGAAGGCGAAGACGGCCGCTGGCACCTGACCCTGCACCTGTTCGCCGGTCGCATCGCCAACACCGCACATGCGACACACCTGACCGGCCTGCGCGAGATCGCCAACGTGCATCGCGGCGAGTTCCGCATGACGGCGAACCAGAACCTCGTCATCGCCGGCGTGCCGGCCAGCGAGCGCGAGCGCATCGACACGCTGGTGAAGACGCACGGGCTGGACGCCGGCGAGCGCCTCGGCACGGCCCTTCAGCGCGCGGCGGTAGCCTGCGTGGCCCTGCCCACCTGCGGACTGGCAATGGCAGAGGCCGAGCGCTACCTGCCCGACTTCACCGCCCGCCTGCAACCGCTGCTTGAGAAGCATGGCCTGCGCGATGCGCCGATCCTGCTGCGCATCTCCGGCTGCCCCAATGGCTGCTCGCGTCCTTACCTCGCCGAGATCGCCCTCGTGGGCAAGGCGCCGGGCCGCTACAACCTGATGCTCGGCGGCGATGCGCGGGGCCAACGGCTCAATACCTTGTACCGCGAGAACATCGACGAGGCCGCCATCCTCGCCACGCTGGACGCGCTGTTCGCGCGATATGCCGGCGAACGCACCGATGGCGAAGGCTTCGGCGACTTCCTGCACCGCAGTGGCGTGGTCGCCCTGCCCGCCTACCCCACCCACCGACAGATCGCACCGGACCTTTACGCATGA
- a CDS encoding phosphoadenylyl-sulfate reductase translates to MSALALSLDTDRIAEHNAWLETQTAEQRVTWALKHGPAEAAMSSSFGAQAAVLLHMVTRQKPDIPVVLIDTGYLFPETYRFADELTERLQLNLQVFRPLVSRAWMEARHGRLWEQGLVGIEQYNSLRKVEPMKRALKELGVGTWFTGLRRSQATSRANAPVLQQREDRWKINPIVDWTDRDIWQYMKQHGLPYHPLWEQGYVSIGDFHTTRRWEPGMREEDTRFNGLKRECGIHIDV, encoded by the coding sequence ATGAGCGCCCTCGCCCTTTCCCTGGACACCGACCGGATCGCCGAGCACAACGCGTGGCTGGAAACGCAGACGGCGGAGCAGCGCGTCACCTGGGCGCTCAAGCACGGCCCCGCGGAAGCCGCGATGTCCTCCAGCTTCGGCGCGCAGGCGGCCGTGCTGCTGCACATGGTTACCCGGCAGAAGCCGGACATCCCCGTGGTGCTGATCGACACTGGCTACCTGTTCCCCGAGACCTACCGCTTCGCCGACGAACTGACCGAACGCCTGCAGCTCAACCTGCAGGTGTTCCGTCCGCTGGTCAGCCGCGCCTGGATGGAAGCGCGCCACGGCCGCCTGTGGGAACAGGGCCTGGTCGGCATCGAGCAGTACAACAGCCTGCGCAAGGTCGAACCGATGAAGCGTGCCCTGAAGGAACTGGGCGTGGGCACCTGGTTCACCGGCCTGCGTCGCAGCCAGGCCACCAGCCGGGCCAACGCACCCGTGCTGCAGCAGCGCGAGGACCGTTGGAAGATCAACCCGATCGTCGACTGGACCGACCGCGACATCTGGCAGTACATGAAGCAGCACGGCCTGCCCTACCATCCGCTGTGGGAGCAGGGGTACGTGTCGATCGGCGACTTCCACACCACGCGCCGCTGGGAGCCCGGCATGCGCGAGGAGGACACCCGCTTCAACGGCCTCAAGCGCGAGTGCGGCATCCACATCGACGTCTGA
- a CDS encoding histidine kinase — protein sequence MFPSLLLIIRILVAWFGAILMAGFVWNGLFEHTFLSGGASWLFNLAATLVMISVLIGTISHLRRIWLITGRLDSTTLSSRQRRQIEVPLDTAAAFDLIEGALRELPRAEDAESAPDSLQVRVKVRRVDSFDGPSQPSRFNIMARFAVKRDLVQATVTPGNGTSSITLMLGPDASAWLDLFVLDDGVNVENAEAVTRAITRRVADQRRQEQADVEKTVSEKELTVARLNLLNAQVEPHFLYNTLASAQVLTRTDPPRADIMLGHLIHYLRSSLPRTDDALSTLGEELERTRAYLEILKIRMGTRLNVQVEVPDTLKAVPMPSMMLQTLVENAIKHGLEPKTGGGTIWILARQHDDHATLTVADDGQGFGGQSTGTGIGLKNLRERLRLTFGSEASFAIVSNFPSGVAATLTLPLAGKAGAA from the coding sequence GTGTTCCCCAGCCTGCTCCTGATCATCCGCATCCTCGTCGCCTGGTTCGGCGCGATCCTGATGGCGGGCTTCGTGTGGAACGGCCTCTTCGAGCACACGTTCCTGTCCGGCGGCGCCAGTTGGCTGTTCAACCTGGCAGCGACGCTGGTGATGATCTCGGTACTGATCGGCACGATCAGCCACCTGCGCCGGATCTGGCTGATCACGGGGCGCCTGGACAGCACCACGCTGTCGAGCCGCCAGCGCCGGCAGATCGAAGTGCCGCTGGATACGGCCGCCGCCTTCGACCTGATCGAAGGCGCGCTGCGCGAACTGCCGCGCGCCGAGGACGCAGAGAGCGCACCCGACAGCCTGCAGGTGCGGGTCAAGGTGCGCCGCGTGGACAGCTTCGACGGCCCCAGCCAGCCGTCGCGCTTCAACATCATGGCCCGCTTCGCGGTGAAGCGTGACCTTGTGCAGGCGACCGTCACGCCCGGCAATGGCACCAGCAGCATCACCCTGATGCTGGGGCCCGACGCCAGCGCGTGGCTCGACCTGTTCGTGCTGGACGACGGCGTCAATGTGGAAAACGCGGAAGCCGTCACCCGCGCCATCACCCGCCGCGTCGCCGACCAGCGCCGCCAGGAGCAGGCCGATGTCGAGAAGACCGTCAGCGAGAAGGAGCTGACCGTGGCGCGCCTGAACCTGCTCAACGCGCAGGTGGAGCCGCACTTCCTCTACAACACGCTGGCCAGCGCACAGGTGCTGACCCGCACCGATCCGCCGCGCGCCGACATCATGCTCGGCCACCTGATCCACTACCTGCGCAGCTCGCTGCCGCGCACCGACGACGCCCTGTCCACGCTGGGCGAGGAACTGGAGCGCACCCGGGCCTACCTGGAGATCCTGAAGATCCGCATGGGCACACGGCTCAACGTGCAGGTGGAAGTGCCGGATACGCTGAAGGCGGTGCCGATGCCGTCGATGATGCTGCAGACGCTGGTGGAGAACGCGATCAAGCACGGGCTGGAGCCCAAGACCGGCGGCGGCACCATCTGGATCCTGGCGCGGCAGCACGACGATCATGCGACGCTGACCGTCGCCGACGACGGCCAGGGCTTCGGCGGCCAGAGCACCGGTACCGGCATCGGCCTGAAGAACCTGCGCGAACGCCTGCGCCTGACCTTCGGCAGCGAGGCTTCGTTCGCCATCGTGTCCAACTTCCCCAGTGGCGTCGCCGCCACGCTGACGCTGCCGCTGGCCGGCAAGGCAGGTGCCGCATGA
- a CDS encoding LytTR family DNA-binding domain-containing protein: protein MNFRGVIAEDEELLRTALSSLLKEAWPQLDIVAECEDGASALESIAELQPDVAFLDIRMPGLTGIEVARGLADASPRTQVVFVTAYDQYAIDAFEQGAIDYLLKPITRERLLATVQRIQARAAAGHPDGATLEALLRHLSAREVTSSKPPLVWITASAGKDTRLIMVDDVAYFQADNKYTTVMTAEGESLLRTPLRELLDSLDANTFKQIHRSTIVNMKAVASVSRDDAGRGRLKLKTRPETLTVSQPFMSLFRNM from the coding sequence ATGAACTTCCGGGGCGTGATCGCCGAAGACGAGGAACTGCTGCGCACAGCGCTGTCCTCGCTGCTGAAGGAGGCCTGGCCGCAGTTGGACATCGTGGCCGAATGCGAGGACGGCGCCAGCGCGCTGGAATCCATCGCCGAACTGCAGCCGGACGTGGCCTTCCTCGACATCCGCATGCCCGGCCTGACCGGGATTGAGGTCGCGCGCGGCCTGGCCGATGCGAGCCCGCGCACGCAGGTGGTGTTCGTCACCGCCTACGACCAGTATGCGATCGATGCGTTCGAACAGGGCGCGATCGACTACCTGCTCAAGCCGATCACGCGCGAACGGCTGCTGGCCACCGTGCAGCGCATCCAGGCACGCGCGGCGGCGGGGCATCCCGATGGCGCCACGCTGGAAGCGCTGCTGCGCCACCTGTCGGCACGGGAAGTCACGTCGTCGAAGCCGCCGCTGGTGTGGATCACCGCCAGCGCGGGCAAGGACACCCGGCTGATCATGGTGGATGACGTGGCCTACTTCCAGGCCGACAACAAGTACACCACCGTGATGACCGCCGAAGGCGAATCGCTGTTGCGCACTCCGCTGCGCGAGTTGCTCGATTCGCTGGACGCCAACACGTTCAAGCAGATCCACCGCTCCACCATCGTCAACATGAAGGCAGTGGCATCGGTCAGTCGCGATGACGCGGGCCGTGGCCGGCTGAAGCTGAAGACGCGGCCGGAAACGCTGACCGTCAGCCAGCCCTTCATGAGCCTGTTCCGCAACATGTAG
- a CDS encoding type II toxin-antitoxin system RelE/ParE family toxin yields the protein MVEIVWSEPALADLDAIADYIALDNRAAAVELVRRVFAHVDHLADHPDSGSRPPELKRGRYRQIVEPPCRVFYRSEPGRVLLLHVMRSERLLRPGMLQARRPIKPR from the coding sequence ATGGTTGAAATAGTCTGGTCGGAGCCGGCGCTGGCCGACCTCGACGCCATCGCCGACTACATCGCCCTGGACAATCGTGCGGCCGCCGTCGAGCTGGTCCGGCGCGTATTCGCGCATGTGGACCATCTGGCGGATCATCCCGACAGCGGCAGCCGACCTCCGGAGCTGAAGCGCGGCCGCTACCGCCAGATCGTCGAACCGCCGTGCCGCGTGTTCTATCGATCAGAGCCGGGGCGCGTGCTCCTCCTGCATGTCATGCGCAGTGAGCGACTGCTCCGGCCCGGCATGTTGCAAGCACGCAGGCCCATCAAACCACGCTGA
- a CDS encoding type II toxin-antitoxin system Phd/YefM family antitoxin, producing MRTELVTTLKRQATDLLADVERDREPILITQHGLPSAYLVDVETYETLLSRMAVLEGIARGEQAVAEGRAVTHRQAKDRLARWLK from the coding sequence ATGCGCACCGAACTCGTCACCACGCTGAAGCGCCAGGCCACCGATCTGCTGGCCGATGTCGAACGGGATCGCGAGCCGATCCTGATCACGCAGCACGGATTGCCCAGCGCGTATCTTGTCGACGTGGAAACCTACGAGACGCTGTTGTCGCGCATGGCCGTGCTGGAAGGCATCGCGCGCGGCGAACAGGCCGTCGCTGAAGGTCGGGCGGTCACCCATCGTCAAGCCAAGGACCGGCTTGCCAGATGGTTGAAATAG
- a CDS encoding DUF2809 domain-containing protein encodes MRWRFDAVAAAWAVGVFVVLVLLATVGDGWGWIRSFVGDVIAVVWVHCVLASVLWLRPPMRPLLALALGLGVEAAQYVSQLTGWQVASPVLRIVLGSTPDWLDVVAYLIGFVLACLLERRLPGSK; translated from the coding sequence ATGAGGTGGCGGTTCGACGCCGTCGCGGCGGCGTGGGCGGTCGGCGTGTTCGTGGTGCTCGTCCTGCTCGCCACGGTGGGTGACGGTTGGGGGTGGATACGCAGTTTCGTAGGCGACGTCATCGCCGTCGTCTGGGTGCACTGCGTGCTTGCCAGCGTCTTGTGGCTGCGTCCGCCGATGCGTCCGCTGCTGGCGCTCGCCCTCGGACTTGGTGTCGAGGCAGCGCAGTACGTCAGCCAGCTGACGGGCTGGCAGGTCGCATCACCGGTCCTGCGCATCGTGCTGGGCAGCACGCCGGACTGGCTTGACGTGGTCGCCTATCTGATCGGGTTCGTATTGGCGTGCCTGCTGGAACGGCGCTTGCCGGGCAGCAAGTGA
- a CDS encoding LysR family transcriptional regulator, whose amino-acid sequence MTLTQLRYLVAIADADLNITLAAARVHATQPGLSKQLKQLEDELGFLLFVRKGRSLESVTPAGHEVIDRARLVLGEANNIRTYAANQRRESQGQLVLVTTHTQARFVLPPAIAQIKRDFPQVSVHLQQAPESTALDLLTQGDADMAVVSTAGDPPQAGIAVPLYRWRRLVLVPRGHALEQLGRVPAMADLADQPLISYESSTRPGSSLQRAFAKVGLEPNIALTALDADLIKTYVRAGLGVGLLAEMAVNATDTDLRAWPAPPEVKECIAWAVLPRERVLRDYALDLVRALAPQIDRRDLRRVIDGNQDPDWPEPPTWQSLTQTITS is encoded by the coding sequence ATGACGCTGACCCAACTTCGTTACCTGGTGGCCATCGCCGACGCCGACCTCAACATCACGCTGGCGGCGGCGCGGGTGCATGCCACCCAACCCGGCCTGTCCAAGCAGTTGAAGCAGCTGGAAGACGAGCTGGGCTTCCTGCTGTTCGTGCGCAAGGGTCGCAGCCTGGAATCCGTGACGCCCGCCGGCCACGAAGTGATCGACCGGGCCCGTCTGGTGCTGGGCGAGGCCAACAACATCCGCACCTATGCCGCCAACCAGCGCCGCGAGAGCCAGGGCCAGCTGGTACTGGTCACCACCCATACGCAGGCGCGCTTCGTGCTGCCGCCGGCCATTGCGCAGATCAAGCGCGACTTCCCGCAGGTCAGCGTGCATCTTCAGCAGGCTCCGGAAAGCACGGCGCTGGACCTGCTGACCCAGGGTGATGCCGACATGGCCGTGGTCAGTACCGCCGGCGATCCGCCACAGGCGGGCATCGCCGTGCCGCTGTACCGCTGGCGAAGGCTGGTGCTTGTGCCTCGTGGCCATGCGCTGGAGCAGCTCGGTCGCGTGCCTGCGATGGCCGACCTCGCCGATCAGCCGTTGATCAGCTACGAGTCGTCCACCCGTCCGGGGTCGTCCTTGCAGCGTGCTTTCGCCAAGGTGGGGCTGGAGCCGAACATCGCCCTGACGGCGCTCGATGCCGACCTCATCAAGACCTACGTCCGCGCCGGCCTCGGCGTGGGCCTGCTGGCCGAGATGGCGGTGAATGCCACCGACACCGACCTGCGCGCCTGGCCGGCACCGCCCGAGGTGAAGGAGTGCATCGCCTGGGCCGTGCTGCCACGCGAGCGGGTGCTGCGCGACTACGCGCTGGACCTGGTGCGCGCGCTGGCGCCGCAGATCGACCGCCGCGACCTGCGGCGGGTGATCGACGGCAACCAGGACCCCGACTGGCCGGAGCCGCCCACCTGGCAGTCGTTGACGCAGACGATCACGAGCTGA
- the cysG gene encoding siroheme synthase CysG encodes MPVSVPLFPLFADLKDRRVLVVGGGPVAERKTEALLHAGARPRVGAPDLTPRLRAWHGEGRIDWIPGHFDAHWLAGAWLVVAATDDTAVNRAVATAAEARHVFANVVDDGELSSFHVPAIVERGPLQIAISSGGGAPMLARHLRRQLETLLDDSWASLANLFTRQRQRIRQRFPQPGERRRFFEALLAGPLPRLFRQQLHAQAEQHFQAMLDERAAATHAGSVAVVGAGPGDAGLLTLNALRAMNEADVILHDRLVSEDVLRLGRRDATYIEVGKSATGHSTRQDDIHALMLEHARKGKRVVRLKGGDPFVFGRGGEELEFLRAHGIPYEVVPGITAAVACAAYAGIPLTHRDHAQAVRLVTAHCKDSFDTLDWHALAQERQTLAVYMGVAGLEGLRDRLVAHGRAPSTPFALVENGSRRDQRVVTGTLADLPEIARSHQVRSPALLILGEVAALAGTLHWFGAPPVDAAVPTQSRNLPAPTLQAA; translated from the coding sequence ATGCCCGTGAGCGTTCCGTTGTTTCCCCTGTTCGCCGACCTGAAAGACCGCCGGGTACTGGTCGTGGGCGGCGGGCCGGTGGCGGAGCGGAAGACCGAAGCGCTGCTGCATGCCGGCGCGCGTCCGCGTGTCGGCGCGCCGGACCTGACCCCGCGCCTGCGCGCCTGGCACGGGGAAGGCCGGATCGACTGGATCCCCGGCCACTTCGATGCCCATTGGCTTGCCGGTGCGTGGCTGGTGGTCGCCGCGACCGACGACACGGCGGTCAACCGCGCGGTCGCCACCGCCGCCGAAGCGCGTCATGTATTCGCCAATGTCGTGGACGACGGTGAACTTTCCAGCTTCCACGTGCCCGCCATCGTCGAACGCGGACCGCTGCAGATCGCCATCTCCAGCGGCGGCGGTGCGCCGATGCTGGCGCGCCACCTGCGTCGCCAACTGGAAACGCTGCTGGATGATTCCTGGGCCTCGCTGGCCAACCTGTTCACCCGCCAGCGCCAGCGCATCCGCCAACGCTTCCCGCAGCCCGGCGAGCGGCGCCGCTTCTTCGAGGCCCTGCTGGCGGGTCCCTTGCCCCGCCTGTTCCGCCAGCAGTTGCACGCGCAGGCCGAACAGCATTTCCAGGCCATGCTGGATGAGCGCGCGGCCGCCACGCACGCCGGTTCCGTGGCGGTGGTCGGCGCCGGCCCCGGCGATGCCGGACTGCTGACGCTCAACGCATTGCGGGCGATGAACGAGGCCGACGTCATCCTGCACGACCGCCTGGTCAGCGAGGATGTGCTGCGCCTCGGCCGTCGCGACGCGACCTACATCGAAGTGGGCAAGTCGGCGACGGGACACAGCACCCGCCAGGACGACATCCATGCGCTGATGCTGGAACACGCGCGCAAGGGCAAGCGCGTGGTGCGGCTGAAGGGCGGCGATCCGTTCGTGTTCGGCCGGGGCGGCGAAGAACTGGAATTCCTGCGCGCGCACGGCATTCCCTACGAAGTGGTGCCCGGCATCACCGCCGCCGTCGCCTGCGCCGCCTACGCCGGCATTCCACTGACCCATCGCGACCACGCGCAAGCGGTCAGGCTGGTGACCGCGCATTGCAAGGACTCGTTCGACACGCTGGACTGGCATGCGCTGGCGCAGGAGCGGCAGACACTCGCCGTCTACATGGGCGTGGCCGGGCTGGAGGGACTGCGCGACCGGCTCGTCGCCCATGGCCGCGCACCGTCCACGCCGTTCGCCCTGGTCGAAAACGGCTCGCGGCGCGACCAGCGGGTGGTCACCGGCACGCTGGCCGATCTGCCGGAGATCGCGCGTTCCCATCAGGTGCGCTCGCCCGCCCTGCTGATCCTGGGCGAAGTCGCCGCCCTCGCCGGCACGCTGCACTGGTTCGGTGCGCCACCCGTCGATGCGGCCGTCCCCACACAATCCCGCAACCTTCCGGCGCCCACACTGCAGGCCGCCTGA
- the cysK gene encoding cysteine synthase A, protein MAVYDSILDTIGRTPVVKLHRIAPEHVTLYAKVESFNPGGSVKDRLALAIILDAEAKGLLKPGDTIVEATSGNTGVALAMVAAARGYKFVATMVETFSIERRKLMRAYGAKVILTPAAERGSGMVRRAEELAKQHGWFLARQFANPANPAYHRQTTAAEILRDFAGQRLDHFVTGWGTGGTLTGVGEVLKVARPEVRITASEPAGASLLQGKEWQPHKIQGWTPDFVPDVLNREVADEILPVTDVESIATARRLAAEEGIFVGISGGATVAAALQVAQKAKPGDVLLAMLPDTGERYFSTPLFEGVNEGSDDDWLASLGEAALP, encoded by the coding sequence ATGGCCGTTTACGACAGCATCCTGGACACCATCGGCCGCACCCCGGTCGTCAAACTGCACCGCATCGCGCCCGAGCACGTCACGCTGTACGCCAAAGTCGAATCGTTCAACCCCGGTGGCTCGGTGAAGGACCGCCTGGCACTGGCCATCATCCTCGACGCCGAAGCCAAGGGCCTGCTGAAGCCGGGCGACACTATCGTGGAGGCGACCTCCGGCAACACCGGCGTCGCGCTCGCCATGGTCGCCGCCGCGCGCGGCTACAAGTTCGTCGCCACGATGGTGGAAACCTTCTCCATCGAACGCCGCAAGCTGATGCGCGCCTATGGCGCCAAGGTCATCCTGACGCCGGCCGCCGAGCGCGGCAGCGGCATGGTCCGCCGCGCCGAGGAACTGGCGAAGCAGCACGGCTGGTTCCTCGCCCGCCAGTTCGCCAATCCCGCCAACCCCGCCTACCATCGCCAGACCACGGCAGCGGAAATCCTGCGCGATTTCGCCGGCCAGCGACTCGATCACTTCGTCACGGGCTGGGGCACGGGCGGCACGCTCACCGGCGTCGGCGAAGTGCTGAAGGTCGCGCGTCCGGAAGTACGCATCACCGCCTCCGAACCGGCCGGCGCCTCGCTGTTGCAGGGCAAGGAGTGGCAGCCGCACAAGATCCAGGGCTGGACCCCGGACTTCGTGCCGGACGTACTGAACCGCGAGGTGGCCGACGAGATCCTGCCGGTCACCGACGTGGAGTCCATCGCCACCGCGCGCCGCCTGGCGGCCGAAGAAGGCATCTTCGTCGGCATCTCCGGCGGCGCCACCGTCGCGGCCGCGTTGCAGGTCGCACAGAAGGCCAAGCCGGGCGACGTGCTGCTGGCGATGCTGCCGGATACCGGCGAGCGCTACTTCTCCACGCCCCTGTTCGAAGGCGTCAACGAAGGCTCGGACGACGACTGGCTGGCCTCGCTGGGCGAGGCCGCGCTGCCGTAA
- a CDS encoding DUF6265 family protein, which yields MKPTVLCMTGLLLSVASGAHAGELDWLAGHWCGLRGKTFSEETWMAPRGGLLVGMHRDSRDGKATGFEFMRIAQQDGRWVFLAQPGGGAVTAFPAASVEKDRVVFANPAHDFPRRVIYQRRDVDTLHARVDDGRDDGKALEWTWRRDCDAPPAD from the coding sequence ATGAAGCCAACCGTCCTGTGCATGACCGGCCTGCTGTTGTCGGTGGCATCCGGCGCACATGCCGGAGAACTGGATTGGCTGGCCGGCCACTGGTGCGGCCTGCGCGGCAAGACCTTCAGCGAGGAAACCTGGATGGCGCCGCGCGGGGGCCTTCTCGTCGGCATGCACCGCGACTCGCGCGATGGCAAGGCGACGGGCTTCGAGTTCATGCGCATCGCGCAGCAGGACGGGCGATGGGTGTTCCTGGCGCAGCCGGGCGGCGGCGCGGTCACCGCGTTCCCGGCGGCCAGCGTGGAGAAGGATCGTGTCGTGTTCGCCAATCCCGCGCACGACTTTCCGCGTCGTGTGATCTACCAGCGGCGGGACGTCGACACGCTGCATGCCCGCGTGGACGATGGCCGCGATGACGGCAAGGCGCTGGAATGGACGTGGCGGCGCGACTGCGACGCGCCGCCGGCCGATTGA
- a CDS encoding zinc-ribbon domain-containing protein — MFCRQCGQQLVDEAVACPQCGVATGYFPQAVAQGKSRTNFILFGALLGLIGVPGVHNFYAGYSQKGLIQLLVSVLSCWLLWLPMYIWTIVEICTVTVDSDGKPMY, encoded by the coding sequence ATGTTCTGCAGGCAATGCGGCCAGCAACTGGTCGACGAGGCGGTCGCGTGCCCGCAATGCGGCGTGGCGACGGGGTACTTCCCGCAGGCCGTGGCGCAGGGAAAAAGCCGCACCAACTTCATCCTGTTCGGTGCGTTGCTGGGGTTGATCGGCGTGCCGGGGGTGCACAATTTCTACGCCGGCTACAGCCAGAAGGGGTTGATCCAGCTGCTGGTCAGCGTGCTTTCGTGCTGGCTGCTCTGGTTGCCGATGTACATCTGGACGATCGTGGAGATATGTACCGTCACCGTCGACAGCGACGGCAAGCCGATGTATTGA
- a CDS encoding VOC family protein, with product MKIEGLHHVAIIASDYARSKRFYADVLGLRVVAEHYRAGRDSWKLDLALPDGTQVELFSFPSPPPRVSRPEACGLRHLALRVTDLDVAVAHLYRHGVECEPVRVDEYTGRRFTFFADPDDLPLELYEQ from the coding sequence ATGAAGATAGAAGGCCTGCACCACGTTGCGATCATCGCGTCGGACTACGCGCGCTCGAAGCGCTTCTACGCCGACGTGCTCGGACTACGCGTGGTCGCCGAGCACTATCGTGCAGGACGTGACTCCTGGAAGCTCGATCTCGCGCTGCCTGATGGCACGCAGGTCGAGCTGTTCTCCTTTCCCTCGCCACCGCCGCGGGTGTCGCGTCCGGAAGCGTGTGGCCTTCGCCACCTCGCCCTGCGCGTCACGGACCTCGATGTCGCCGTCGCGCATCTTTACAGGCATGGCGTGGAATGCGAGCCGGTCCGCGTGGACGAGTACACGGGTCGCCGCTTCACCTTCTTCGCCGATCCGGACGATCTGCCGCTGGAGCTGTACGAGCAGTGA